A portion of the Neorhodopirellula lusitana genome contains these proteins:
- a CDS encoding NAD(P) transhydrogenase subunit alpha → MELVYLGFVLMLSIFLGFELISKVPATLHTPLMSGANAISGITVVGAITSAGAGLEGWATWLGALAVFFATVNVVGGYMVTDRMLSMFKKKKEQTGDTP, encoded by the coding sequence ATGGAACTTGTCTATCTTGGCTTTGTTTTGATGTTGTCCATCTTTCTGGGCTTTGAACTGATCTCCAAGGTGCCAGCCACCCTGCACACGCCGCTGATGTCGGGGGCGAATGCGATTTCGGGAATCACTGTGGTCGGCGCGATCACTTCGGCAGGAGCCGGGCTGGAGGGCTGGGCGACTTGGTTGGGGGCACTGGCGGTGTTCTTTGCCACGGTGAATGTCGTGGGCGGGTACATGGTGACCGACCGCATGTTGAGTATGTTTAAGAAAAAGAAAGAGCAAACAGGAGACACACCATGA
- a CDS encoding phosphotransferase, producing the protein MDLFSDVRQWLLETLSAKNVTDVCNLQTLWSGYGAILRVGLEGGPASSVIVKQVSPPTQSDHPRGWNTDRSHERKLRSYEVESNWYANLSNRCDVDCRVAKCLAVGEVAGGRVIVLEDLDASGFSIRHHRLDADGVASGLRWLAAFHAQFLGTNPDGLWPVGTYWHLDTRPDEWATMREGKLKRFASQIDQRLREARFQTLVHGDAKVANFCFSDEAGASPAAVDFQYVGGGCGMKDVAYFLGSCLDETQCERDESSHLGIYFDALRKGLANKEVDTRLLEAEWRELYPFAWADFVRFLEGWCPGHAKLHRYSRRMVDAVLGQIPDDAL; encoded by the coding sequence ATGGACCTGTTTTCGGATGTTCGCCAATGGCTACTCGAAACCCTGTCCGCCAAGAATGTAACGGACGTTTGCAATCTGCAAACGCTGTGGAGTGGTTACGGTGCGATCTTGCGAGTCGGTTTGGAGGGCGGGCCGGCGTCCTCGGTGATCGTCAAGCAGGTTTCGCCGCCGACCCAAAGCGATCACCCGCGTGGTTGGAATACAGACCGGTCACATGAACGCAAACTCCGCTCGTACGAAGTTGAATCGAATTGGTACGCCAATTTAAGTAATCGCTGTGACGTGGATTGCCGGGTGGCGAAGTGCCTTGCTGTCGGTGAAGTCGCGGGAGGTCGAGTGATCGTGCTGGAGGATCTTGACGCGTCGGGGTTTTCGATTCGCCATCACCGACTCGATGCCGACGGAGTCGCGTCGGGCCTGCGTTGGTTGGCGGCCTTTCACGCCCAGTTTTTGGGGACGAACCCCGACGGGCTTTGGCCGGTCGGAACGTACTGGCATCTGGACACACGCCCGGATGAGTGGGCGACGATGAGGGAAGGGAAACTCAAACGATTCGCATCGCAGATTGATCAGCGACTTCGCGAGGCTCGGTTTCAAACGCTCGTCCACGGCGATGCGAAGGTCGCCAACTTTTGCTTTTCGGACGAAGCGGGAGCGTCGCCTGCCGCGGTGGACTTTCAGTACGTGGGCGGCGGTTGTGGGATGAAGGATGTGGCCTACTTCCTAGGCAGTTGCCTCGATGAAACACAATGCGAACGCGACGAATCGTCGCACTTGGGAATCTATTTCGACGCTTTGCGGAAAGGTCTTGCCAACAAAGAAGTGGATACTCGCTTGTTGGAAGCGGAGTGGCGAGAGTTGTATCCCTTTGCGTGGGCAGACTTCGTACGATTCTTGGAAGGTTGGTGTCCTGGTCATGCGAAGCTGCATCGCTATTCCAGACGGATGGTCGACGCGGTGCTTGGGCAGATCCCAGATGACGCGTTGTAG
- a CDS encoding NAD(P)(+) transhydrogenase (Re/Si-specific) subunit beta: protein MSTEAIGAGYIIAAILFVFGLKRMSSPATAVRGNVLSSIGMLIAVVVTLTSRDIIDFKWILVSAVLGSIVGIVAAKRVAMTGMPEMVALLNGSGGIASLLLGWAALQAAGLQGEQLSAFTMVTILLSILIGGVTFTGSLVAWAKLSETIGSGAMNFAGQRFLNVLILLALLGCSVMLVMGQGPPTVLLGIVIVLTLALGVMAVIPIGGADMPVVISLLNSYSGLAACAAGLAIDNTILIVAGSLVGAAGIILTNIMCKSMNRSLTNVLFSGFAAPQAATKVEGEVKPISAEDAYLILEAATNVTMVPGYGMAVAQAQHVVRELGELLEANGAEITYAIHPVAGRMPGHMNVLLAESNVPYDQLVEMDDINRRIENIDVAIVIGANDVVNPAAREDDNSPIYGMPIVNVDQARTVFVLKRSMASGFSGVENPLFFKENTRMLFGDAKQSLSAIISEFKN, encoded by the coding sequence ATGAGTACGGAAGCCATCGGTGCCGGCTATATCATTGCCGCCATCTTGTTTGTGTTTGGATTGAAGCGGATGAGTTCGCCAGCGACGGCGGTACGTGGCAACGTGCTCTCGTCGATCGGCATGTTGATTGCCGTGGTGGTGACGCTGACATCACGGGACATCATCGATTTCAAGTGGATTCTAGTTTCCGCTGTATTGGGCAGTATTGTCGGGATCGTTGCGGCGAAGCGGGTCGCAATGACCGGCATGCCCGAGATGGTGGCGTTGCTGAACGGTTCCGGCGGGATTGCCAGTTTGTTGTTGGGTTGGGCAGCCTTGCAGGCGGCCGGGTTGCAGGGCGAACAGTTATCCGCTTTCACGATGGTCACGATCCTGCTGTCGATCTTGATTGGTGGTGTGACCTTCACGGGAAGCTTGGTGGCGTGGGCAAAACTGTCCGAAACCATTGGCAGTGGAGCGATGAATTTTGCTGGACAGCGGTTCTTGAACGTCCTGATTTTGCTTGCCCTTTTAGGGTGCAGCGTGATGTTAGTGATGGGGCAGGGGCCGCCCACAGTGTTGCTTGGGATCGTGATTGTCTTGACGTTGGCGTTGGGTGTCATGGCAGTCATTCCGATCGGTGGCGCCGACATGCCCGTCGTAATCTCTTTGCTGAATAGCTACTCGGGCTTGGCCGCATGTGCGGCAGGCCTCGCGATCGACAACACGATCCTGATTGTGGCGGGTTCGTTGGTGGGTGCGGCGGGGATCATTTTGACGAACATCATGTGCAAGTCGATGAATCGGTCGCTGACCAATGTGCTCTTCTCTGGATTTGCAGCCCCGCAAGCGGCGACAAAAGTCGAAGGTGAAGTCAAGCCAATTAGTGCCGAAGACGCCTACCTGATTTTGGAAGCTGCCACAAACGTGACCATGGTTCCGGGCTACGGGATGGCTGTCGCGCAGGCGCAGCACGTGGTGCGCGAACTGGGGGAATTGCTGGAAGCCAACGGGGCGGAGATCACTTATGCGATCCACCCTGTTGCTGGCCGTATGCCGGGGCACATGAATGTTTTGTTGGCGGAGTCGAATGTGCCTTACGACCAATTGGTTGAAATGGACGACATCAATCGGCGGATCGAAAACATTGATGTGGCGATCGTGATTGGTGCTAACGACGTGGTGAATCCGGCCGCGCGCGAGGACGACAATAGTCCGATCTACGGCATGCCAATCGTCAACGTGGATCAGGCTCGTACGGTGTTCGTCCTGAAACGCTCGATGGCCTCCGGCTTTTCAGGGGTCGAGAATCCATTGTTCTTTAAAGAGAACACGCGGATGTTGTTCGGTGATGCGAAGCAGTCGTTGTCAGCGATTATCAGCGAATTCAAAAACTAG
- a CDS encoding TMEM14 family protein: protein MDLPVIVTGIFGAFVIFGGVMGYVKASSKASLIAGGITGGLLLLSAFLIARNYAAGIILGIVVSLLLVGQFGPSLFKKFKVMPNLLVVILGVITVVTLAASFYQ from the coding sequence ATGGACTTACCAGTAATTGTGACGGGGATATTCGGAGCTTTTGTCATTTTTGGAGGCGTGATGGGTTACGTCAAAGCTTCCAGTAAGGCGTCCTTGATCGCAGGGGGAATCACGGGAGGACTCCTGCTTCTGTCTGCATTCCTTATCGCAAGAAATTACGCAGCGGGGATAATCCTGGGGATTGTGGTTTCGTTGTTGTTGGTGGGTCAGTTTGGACCCTCTTTGTTCAAAAAGTTCAAGGTCATGCCAAACCTGTTGGTTGTGATCCTTGGGGTAATCACGGTGGTGACGCTCGCCGCTAGTTTCTATCAATAG
- a CDS encoding RAD55 family ATPase, with protein MNQRLKTGIEGLDELLGGGLLPGKLTVVLGATGIGKTQLGVSFADHGRQQEGQRGVVFDLTSRGDSQNHFEYAASQRDWEMAVYSAIGRVDPELIWDPVKARQDYLHLFEHSGRRVTAGDLDSDGWRQWKAEQTRKLDHTIAFLYGNFVHGVRRLVVDGVEPVERAAESIQFEMFEYVYHQVLMKEHDWVARDLFRVGYRDNEAQVTEHAYDRNDLGCLLLATSHEVMLDDLISRPIESGDVMSGANTIILMGKTRDGNRMGRALYVAKHRGSACEESIVPYQIDDSGIRLV; from the coding sequence GTGAATCAACGACTGAAGACCGGAATTGAAGGCCTCGACGAACTGCTGGGTGGGGGATTGCTACCAGGCAAGTTGACGGTGGTTTTGGGGGCGACTGGAATTGGAAAGACCCAGTTGGGTGTGTCGTTTGCAGATCATGGGCGACAACAGGAAGGGCAGCGTGGTGTTGTTTTTGATTTGACGTCCCGTGGGGATTCTCAGAACCATTTCGAATACGCTGCCAGCCAGCGAGATTGGGAGATGGCGGTTTACTCAGCAATTGGACGAGTCGATCCGGAATTAATTTGGGATCCGGTGAAGGCTCGACAAGATTACCTGCACTTGTTTGAGCATTCCGGACGACGCGTCACGGCGGGGGATCTGGATTCCGACGGTTGGCGGCAGTGGAAGGCTGAGCAAACCCGAAAGCTGGATCACACGATCGCATTTTTGTACGGCAACTTTGTCCATGGGGTCCGTCGTTTGGTCGTCGATGGCGTTGAGCCGGTCGAGAGGGCAGCGGAATCAATCCAGTTTGAAATGTTCGAGTACGTCTATCATCAGGTTTTGATGAAAGAGCATGACTGGGTTGCCCGCGACCTGTTTCGAGTCGGCTACCGCGACAACGAGGCCCAAGTGACCGAGCACGCGTACGACCGCAACGACCTGGGGTGCTTGTTGTTGGCGACAAGTCATGAAGTGATGTTGGACGATCTGATTTCTCGACCGATCGAAAGCGGTGATGTGATGTCCGGTGCCAACACGATCATCTTGATGGGCAAGACTCGAGACGGGAATCGAATGGGACGAGCACTGTACGTTGCCAAGCACCGTGGCAGCGCCTGTGAAGAGTCCATTGTTCCCTATCAAATCGATGATTCTGGTATTCGTCTCGTCTGA
- a CDS encoding DUF11 domain-containing protein yields the protein MGFRRHRSNEEAQSRGNASIRRRSSRRTRRRLMLEPLEGRRLLAVASDLANLTGLVYDDFSGDGFTAGEEVAGAVLDLYQGDGDDLFEPDAGDTELRMTTTNASGSYSFERLPAGQYFVVQPAQTVDGRTLQRSVSGPITITSTQASGQVIRTIDGYDQDSQSVSDDTNDGNASTSTQASDQVLGGARDLLVNLTSTDGTIEITVNDTNSTDLLKISSDGLGDGRRSVIYDGDGDALGTIETTGLNEFDLTQGGQASGIGLAINSVIPDGIALVRIYSDPGGSGTAGVSTGTLDIQRSTTRPTDTEFIDFDDFVSTSGGGADFTQIGAIEIEIQGGPDYDALANAFVTLGPNVIPVSDFSNFESVDLRLSKELVTTNATFNQPVTFTLTLVNEGDDTATGIVVTDTLPAGISYQSNQASIGDFDSTSGEWSIASLPTGATATLSITGSLTSAATQTNTAEVTAVEQFDTDSTPNNNDPDEDDQASASVTATQINLAIDKTVSNVLPNVGDSVTFQIVLSNTGADTATNVVVEDTLPSGLVLTSNSPSTGSFNTSNGRWTVPSLASGEEATLDLVVQVNQSGSFTNVAEVIAADQRDTNSTPDNNDLTEDDQDDATLQTQVADLSVVKAISNGGTTVGDNVTFTITLNNAGPNPATNVDVRDVLPSGLSYVSDSTTLGDYEPSTGIWTLPTVPVDVGTGSPTVLTLVATVQNAGDKTNIVEITSSDQVDSDSTPGNGNTTEDDYDSVVVSPVTIDLALSSTVSPTRPAPGETFTYTLTLTNTSSSDASGVLVQDNLPSGVIFQSSTSGQVYSSSTGIWDVGSIAAGATRTLEIEAVLDPNRSVILDSIVNTAQVNDANEFDTDSTPNNSIASEDDQTSVTITPARADLSLTKTSDSSVASVGEEVTFTITVRNDGPDASGEFIVSDPIPSGATFVSSDSLVGNYDDSTGRWTVPNLADNGSATLSIVLMSTVAGSIDNVAEIVTATLPDTDSTPGNSVASEDDQASASVQAQAINLSLDKAVDNVTPRVGETFRYTISVTNSGPDTATNIVIGETIPSSISIIDSLPESGTYVTSTRRWTIPSLASGASTELYLDARISSLTNLPDGDLVNTAEVLSVDQFDLNSTPGNNDPTEDDQDSVSVRVPIADVSVEKTTLTPSPNVGETARFEIVVSNAGPDIATNLVIRDLLPDGLTYRSDSQSDASGGYVASTGLWSIPSLGVGQSTTLQINADVDESGTFTNVAELIEVDQDDPDSTPDNNQLSEDDQANDQLTTPVIDLSLEKVASVSRPPVGSEVSFTLTVSNSGPDTATGVVVEDTLPSGFQFLSATPSVAFASSTGRWTVGTLASGDTSELVIRGIVGNVETLTNMAEVIQADQFDRDSTPGNGFGNNEDDEASVSITPASADLSLTKSVSDNTPNVGDDVTFTLTIRNDGPDVAESIEVTDSLPFGLTNIRSQTTTGDFDASSGVWQIPTLAVGGSASLDIIATVDFDDNNTNDPVVRTNFAEITASSQRDPDSTPGNRAGEDDEASVDFTPQLIDLALTKGVSDSRPNVNDTIQYEVVVRNDGPSTATGIVVDDPLPSGLTFVSSSADEGGYDRQTGRWTIPELAADQTATLILRATVSPNVDNLDAILSAGIVNVAEIVAADQPDRDSTPDNGAGEDDYAAVTLTLPRADLSLSSSVSNTTPDQDETIQFLVTIRNDGPDVATGIVISESVPSGLLDVVFTPLRGTYSESTNRWTLDQLEVGQSATLQVSGRVGSSDILTNIAEIILADQFDPDSVAGNGIVGEDDLTDVTAVPRVVDVSVSAVVSPEEIVVGDTVQLVVTVQNGSASTLVQAAALADRAISDATGVVVAITVPDGLTLSDVDPASASFDPATGLWVVGDLAAGASQQLTLSFLVEEQSVKSFGIEVVETNEFDIDSTAGNGVTGEDDQTEATIRPPRTLSKRLFLSR from the coding sequence ATGGGATTCCGAAGACATCGTTCAAACGAAGAAGCTCAAAGCCGTGGCAACGCCAGTATTCGACGTCGGTCATCGCGGCGAACTCGTCGCCGATTGATGCTGGAGCCGTTGGAGGGGCGTCGCTTGCTGGCCGTCGCTTCCGATTTGGCGAACCTGACTGGGCTGGTTTACGACGACTTTTCTGGCGATGGGTTTACTGCGGGTGAAGAGGTCGCTGGCGCGGTTTTGGATCTCTATCAAGGCGACGGCGACGACCTGTTTGAGCCGGACGCTGGTGATACCGAACTGCGGATGACGACGACCAATGCGTCGGGAAGTTATTCGTTTGAACGACTGCCTGCGGGGCAGTACTTCGTTGTGCAGCCTGCACAGACGGTCGACGGTCGAACACTCCAACGATCCGTTTCGGGACCGATCACGATCACGTCGACTCAGGCGAGCGGTCAGGTGATCCGAACGATTGACGGATATGATCAGGACTCGCAATCCGTGTCCGACGACACGAACGATGGGAATGCTTCCACATCGACTCAGGCCAGCGATCAGGTCTTGGGCGGGGCAAGAGACTTGTTGGTGAACTTGACCAGCACGGACGGCACGATTGAGATCACGGTCAACGACACGAACAGTACCGACCTGTTGAAGATCAGTTCGGACGGACTGGGTGACGGTCGACGAAGCGTGATCTATGACGGTGATGGGGACGCGTTGGGGACGATTGAAACCACGGGTCTGAATGAATTCGATTTGACGCAGGGTGGTCAGGCATCCGGCATTGGCCTGGCGATCAATTCGGTCATTCCCGACGGGATCGCGTTGGTGCGGATCTATTCGGATCCGGGTGGGAGTGGCACTGCCGGAGTCAGTACTGGAACCCTCGATATTCAGCGGTCAACAACGCGGCCCACCGACACTGAGTTCATTGATTTCGACGACTTTGTCAGTACGTCGGGCGGTGGTGCCGATTTCACTCAGATCGGTGCGATTGAAATCGAGATTCAAGGCGGGCCGGACTATGACGCGTTGGCGAACGCGTTTGTCACGTTGGGGCCTAACGTGATTCCAGTGTCGGATTTCAGTAACTTCGAGTCGGTCGATTTGCGACTGTCCAAGGAACTGGTCACGACGAACGCAACATTCAATCAACCGGTCACATTCACGCTAACGCTGGTGAACGAAGGCGATGACACGGCGACTGGAATCGTCGTCACGGATACGCTTCCAGCGGGGATCAGCTATCAAAGCAATCAAGCTTCGATTGGGGACTTCGATTCGACAAGTGGTGAATGGTCGATCGCTTCACTGCCAACGGGTGCGACGGCCACGCTTTCGATAACGGGTAGCTTGACGTCGGCAGCAACGCAAACCAACACGGCGGAAGTAACCGCGGTAGAGCAGTTCGACACGGACAGCACGCCGAACAATAATGATCCAGACGAAGATGACCAGGCATCGGCGAGTGTCACTGCAACGCAGATCAATTTGGCAATCGACAAAACGGTTTCCAATGTTCTTCCGAACGTGGGCGATTCGGTAACATTTCAGATCGTTTTGTCGAATACGGGAGCGGACACCGCAACGAACGTGGTCGTGGAAGACACGTTGCCCAGTGGGTTGGTGCTGACAAGCAATTCGCCGTCAACGGGTTCGTTTAATACGAGCAATGGTCGTTGGACCGTGCCCTCGCTGGCGTCGGGTGAGGAAGCAACGTTGGACTTGGTCGTTCAAGTGAATCAGTCCGGTAGTTTCACCAATGTGGCCGAGGTGATTGCCGCCGATCAGCGAGATACCAATAGCACACCCGACAACAACGATTTGACCGAAGACGATCAAGACGACGCGACTCTGCAAACCCAGGTCGCTGACTTGTCGGTTGTCAAAGCGATCTCCAATGGCGGGACGACGGTAGGCGATAACGTCACTTTCACGATCACGCTCAACAACGCTGGACCCAACCCGGCGACCAATGTTGATGTCCGCGACGTGTTGCCGTCGGGTTTGTCGTATGTCAGCGATTCGACCACGCTGGGTGACTATGAACCGAGCACTGGAATCTGGACACTGCCTACGGTACCGGTCGACGTCGGAACCGGCAGTCCGACTGTTTTGACACTGGTGGCCACGGTGCAAAATGCAGGTGACAAGACGAACATCGTTGAAATCACGAGTTCAGACCAAGTCGATTCAGACAGCACGCCTGGTAACGGGAACACCACTGAAGATGACTATGACTCGGTCGTCGTGTCGCCGGTCACGATCGATTTGGCACTCAGCAGTACGGTGAGCCCGACCCGTCCGGCACCCGGCGAAACGTTCACCTACACATTGACACTCACCAATACAAGTTCCAGTGACGCCAGTGGAGTGTTGGTGCAAGACAACCTGCCCAGCGGCGTGATCTTCCAGTCCAGCACGTCGGGGCAGGTGTACTCTTCGTCGACCGGGATTTGGGATGTCGGCAGCATTGCCGCCGGTGCCACGCGGACACTGGAGATTGAAGCCGTGTTGGACCCAAATCGCAGCGTGATACTGGACTCCATCGTCAACACCGCGCAGGTGAACGACGCGAACGAATTCGACACTGACAGCACGCCGAACAACTCGATCGCGAGTGAAGATGATCAAACGAGTGTGACCATCACGCCCGCGCGTGCGGATTTGTCACTGACCAAAACAAGTGACAGTTCCGTCGCAAGTGTGGGCGAGGAGGTCACGTTCACGATCACCGTGCGGAATGATGGTCCCGACGCGTCAGGCGAGTTTATCGTTTCCGATCCGATACCAAGCGGAGCCACGTTTGTCAGCTCGGATTCACTGGTGGGAAACTACGATGACTCGACCGGGCGTTGGACTGTGCCGAATCTCGCGGACAACGGATCAGCGACACTGTCCATCGTTTTGATGAGCACCGTGGCCGGTTCGATTGATAACGTGGCCGAGATCGTTACAGCCACCCTTCCCGACACCGATAGCACACCGGGGAATTCAGTTGCCAGCGAGGATGACCAAGCCAGTGCCTCGGTGCAGGCTCAAGCGATCAACCTATCGCTCGATAAAGCAGTCGATAACGTAACTCCTCGCGTGGGGGAAACGTTTCGCTACACGATCTCGGTCACGAACTCAGGTCCCGACACCGCTACCAACATTGTCATCGGTGAAACGATTCCATCGTCGATTTCAATTATCGACAGCCTTCCGGAATCGGGAACCTACGTGACGTCGACGCGACGGTGGACGATCCCGTCACTGGCGTCCGGTGCATCGACGGAACTTTATCTCGACGCCCGAATTAGTAGTCTCACCAATTTGCCTGATGGCGATCTTGTTAACACCGCCGAAGTGCTTTCAGTCGATCAGTTCGACCTCAATAGCACGCCTGGGAACAATGATCCTACCGAAGATGACCAGGATTCCGTCAGTGTGCGGGTTCCGATCGCTGATGTATCCGTTGAAAAGACCACTTTGACTCCTTCGCCAAACGTAGGTGAAACAGCCCGTTTCGAAATTGTGGTTTCCAATGCGGGCCCAGATATCGCGACAAATTTGGTGATTCGCGATTTGCTTCCAGATGGGCTGACTTATCGATCGGACAGTCAAAGCGATGCGTCGGGCGGCTATGTTGCTAGCACCGGATTGTGGTCGATCCCATCGCTGGGAGTCGGTCAATCGACGACCTTGCAAATCAATGCGGATGTGGATGAGTCGGGAACGTTTACGAACGTGGCGGAATTGATTGAAGTCGACCAGGACGATCCCGATTCGACACCCGATAACAATCAGTTATCAGAAGACGATCAAGCCAATGATCAATTGACGACGCCGGTGATTGATTTGTCGCTGGAGAAAGTTGCGTCGGTATCGCGTCCGCCGGTCGGCAGTGAGGTTTCTTTCACTTTAACGGTGTCCAACTCCGGCCCCGACACCGCAACCGGGGTGGTGGTGGAAGACACACTGCCAAGTGGTTTTCAGTTCTTGTCGGCGACCCCGTCAGTTGCTTTTGCTTCCTCAACAGGCCGCTGGACCGTTGGCACGCTGGCGAGTGGTGATACCAGTGAATTGGTGATTCGCGGGATCGTGGGTAACGTCGAAACTCTGACGAATATGGCCGAAGTGATCCAAGCGGATCAGTTTGATCGAGACAGCACGCCAGGCAACGGTTTCGGCAACAACGAGGACGACGAAGCCTCCGTTTCGATCACGCCAGCGAGTGCGGATTTATCGCTGACCAAAAGTGTGAGTGACAATACACCCAACGTGGGCGACGACGTCACGTTCACTTTGACGATTCGTAACGACGGTCCGGATGTCGCTGAAAGCATTGAAGTTACTGACTCATTGCCGTTTGGATTGACGAATATTCGATCGCAAACCACGACGGGAGACTTTGACGCGAGTAGTGGCGTTTGGCAGATTCCGACACTTGCCGTGGGTGGGTCGGCATCGTTGGACATTATCGCAACGGTTGATTTTGACGACAACAACACCAACGATCCGGTCGTGCGAACCAACTTTGCGGAGATCACGGCGTCGTCACAGCGTGACCCGGACAGCACGCCGGGGAATCGGGCGGGCGAGGATGACGAAGCCTCGGTTGATTTCACGCCCCAGTTGATTGATCTTGCTCTGACCAAAGGCGTCAGTGATTCGCGGCCCAATGTCAACGATACGATTCAGTACGAAGTGGTCGTTCGCAATGACGGTCCTAGCACTGCAACCGGGATCGTAGTGGATGACCCGCTACCAAGTGGTTTGACGTTTGTTTCGTCCAGTGCCGATGAGGGTGGCTATGATCGGCAGACTGGACGTTGGACGATCCCTGAACTTGCCGCTGATCAAACGGCCACGCTTATCTTGCGGGCGACGGTGAGTCCCAACGTGGACAACCTGGATGCGATCTTGTCTGCGGGAATTGTGAACGTGGCGGAGATCGTTGCGGCGGACCAGCCTGACCGCGACAGCACCCCTGATAACGGTGCGGGTGAGGATGATTATGCGGCGGTGACGTTGACCCTGCCTCGGGCGGATCTTTCATTGTCCAGCAGTGTTAGCAACACGACCCCGGACCAAGATGAGACCATTCAGTTTTTGGTGACGATCCGCAACGATGGGCCGGATGTCGCCACCGGAATTGTGATTTCGGAATCGGTGCCCAGTGGGCTGCTGGACGTTGTGTTCACGCCGCTCCGTGGGACTTATAGCGAATCCACTAATCGGTGGACCCTTGATCAACTTGAAGTCGGGCAGAGTGCGACGTTGCAAGTGAGTGGACGTGTGGGCTCATCCGATATTCTGACCAACATCGCCGAAATTATCCTGGCTGACCAATTCGATCCTGACAGCGTTGCTGGGAATGGGATCGTTGGCGAGGATGATCTAACGGACGTGACTGCGGTGCCTCGCGTCGTGGACGTGAGTGTGTCGGCGGTGGTCAGTCCCGAGGAAATCGTGGTCGGTGACACGGTGCAGTTAGTGGTAACGGTGCAAAACGGTTCAGCGAGTACGCTTGTGCAAGCCGCCGCCTTGGCTGATCGTGCGATCTCCGATGCGACAGGTGTCGTGGTTGCAATCACGGTGCCTGACGGGCTGACGTTGTCCGACGTGGATCCTGCATCGGCCAGCTTTGATCCCGCAACCGGACTTTGGGTCGTGGGCGACTTAGCCGCAGGTGCGAGCCAACAGCTGACGCTTAGTTTCTTGGTGGAGGAACAAAGCGTGAAGTCGTTCGGGATCGAAGTCGTTGAGACGAATGAGTTCGATATCGATAGCACGGCGGGGAACGGCGTGACCGGCGAGGACGATCAAACGGAAGCCACCATTCGGCCACCGCGAACGTTGTCCAAGCGACTCTTCCTGAGTCGTTAG
- a CDS encoding Re/Si-specific NAD(P)(+) transhydrogenase subunit alpha yields the protein MRIAVPKETWPGELRTAMVPANAKRLVKLGFEISVESGLGLAAGFSDAAFEEVGATVVSDRAALFHQAEMILRVRKPELSEVAGLPSNAIHVSFLDPFNERELVEALAAQGVTSLSMEMIPRSTRAQKMDALSSQANLAGYVTVIEAAHLCPQAFPMMMTPSGTIRPARVFVIGAGVAGLQAIATAKRLGARVEAFDTRPVVAEQVRSLGAKFVEIDLGEVGQTEQGYAKALTPEQIALQREGQKKVVAESNVVITTAQLFGRPAPRIVTMDMIQQMQPGSVLVDMAVETGGNVEGSVLDQVVDINGVKIIGRGNLPSQVSRSASEMYSNNLVNLIEEFWDAESKQLQLAADDEIVQAAVVTRDGTLVNETIRNAYGE from the coding sequence ATGCGAATTGCCGTACCCAAAGAAACCTGGCCGGGTGAGCTGCGAACCGCAATGGTTCCGGCCAACGCCAAACGATTGGTGAAGCTGGGATTTGAGATCAGTGTGGAGTCCGGCTTGGGGCTCGCTGCCGGCTTCTCGGATGCCGCTTTTGAAGAGGTGGGAGCGACGGTCGTCTCGGACCGGGCCGCCTTGTTTCACCAAGCTGAAATGATCTTGCGGGTTCGTAAGCCCGAGTTGTCGGAAGTCGCGGGGCTGCCGTCCAACGCGATTCATGTCAGTTTCTTGGATCCGTTCAACGAACGAGAGCTGGTCGAGGCTTTGGCGGCCCAGGGCGTGACGTCGCTGTCCATGGAAATGATTCCACGCAGCACCCGTGCTCAGAAAATGGACGCCTTGTCGTCGCAAGCGAACTTGGCCGGATACGTCACGGTGATCGAGGCGGCACATCTGTGTCCGCAGGCGTTCCCGATGATGATGACGCCTTCGGGCACGATTCGGCCGGCTCGCGTCTTTGTAATCGGCGCGGGTGTGGCGGGATTGCAGGCGATCGCGACGGCAAAGCGGCTCGGAGCGCGGGTTGAGGCTTTTGACACCCGACCGGTTGTCGCCGAACAGGTTCGCTCGTTGGGTGCCAAGTTCGTTGAGATTGATCTGGGCGAAGTCGGTCAGACCGAACAGGGGTACGCCAAGGCGTTAACGCCGGAACAAATTGCGTTGCAACGCGAAGGCCAAAAGAAGGTGGTGGCGGAATCGAACGTGGTGATCACAACGGCCCAATTGTTTGGCCGACCTGCACCGCGCATCGTCACCATGGACATGATCCAGCAAATGCAGCCGGGCAGTGTGCTGGTCGACATGGCGGTTGAAACGGGCGGAAACGTGGAAGGCTCGGTGCTCGATCAGGTGGTCGATATCAACGGTGTGAAGATCATCGGGCGAGGCAATTTGCCTTCCCAGGTCAGCCGCAGTGCCAGTGAAATGTATTCCAACAACTTGGTCAATTTGATCGAAGAGTTCTGGGATGCGGAATCCAAACAACTGCAGTTGGCGGCGGACGATGAAATTGTCCAAGCCGCCGTAGTGACCCGTGATGGGACGCTCGTCAATGAAACTATTCGCAACGCATACGGAGAATAG